AATGACTTTCTATTTGTTCTTAAAATTTGTACAATGTGGACTAATAGAGAATGGTGGGAGTATGTTTGTATCAGACTTGCTAAACCTTGGCAAATTTATGATAACTACCTATCCCACATGACTTTGTGTGCTCCTACTGAGACCATAACCCCCTTGATAAGTTTTGATCCATCCTCTATGAGTTCTGAAGAGCAGAGAGTCACCAGAGCCGTCCACAACATGATACATCAATCACGCCTCTCTGGACACTACTCTATCATGAGAATACAACTAGCCGATGGCATGTGGGCCAAAAAaaacatggtggtttggtcatcgaCAACTCAAAGATCATGAATATTAGCCTATTGGTAAAATAATCAATTATATTCGGAGGTAAGGGCACCTTGTAGAAGATATTTTTTGTTGCCAAATGCTAGGGATAGGTAGTATCACAATTACAAGTTgggtgcatcattttgatgcagaagccgggggttTCCACCTCCTTTACAAAAAAAGGTAGGATCACAATTTTGGGGGAACTTAATGCGTATTAATCTATATTTTTAAGCTAGGTGCGGAGCAAGAGGTGTGTGTTGTCCGCTGCTCTCTCTCTTCAATGGGTTAGTGGCTTGGTATAGAGACCGTCAAATATCTGGCCCCTAAGTTGTTCGCCATTTCACCCCAATGATCTCGGTTGATTATTAGTcagtatctctctctctctctctctctctctctctctctctctctctctctctctctctttaatCAAGTAATACACATTCTTAAAAATTCTAGTTTTCTCCTATGCAACATCAAACATTTGTTATCAACAATCATAATTTTATAACTATGTGTTTTTATATTCCTAAGTGTTCGGGATCGGACTTCCAAAAAGGCCATAAGCTATTAGAGAAGGTTCCGCTAAAAAGTATCACAACCCTCGTCAAACACTTTGAGTACTGGAATAGCTCATCTGTCCGCTTTAAACTTTCTCAAGacttcatgtgcctcagcgagtatACAAGCTCATTGACGAGTCTCTTATTATCCTCAACGAGTTTTGAAGCCGAGTGTCGTCAAGAAGCCGGCGAAAACATGTCAAAATGTAGCATGCCCAAGCCAACTGACTTCAATGGAATTGAGTTGATGGTGGCTAAGATTAAGGGAGTGCATGGTGGCTAAGATTTGGTTTGAGCAATATGGAATTGTTGAACCGATATGGTTTTTAACAAGACAACTGTCGCAAATTTTGTGGAGGTCATTTACAGGGCTTTGTATTGGATCCACATGTGGTATTTCCTTTTTCATGTGGAGCAGCGGGAACATATAAACTCTGGTTGCACTCGGTTGATGGCGGGCAGTCGTTTGGGCTATCTTGAACCAGGGTGACTACCGCCAACAACTCAGAATCCATGATGATTAGACTCCtacctttttctttttttgttggttgattcatgttgcAACCTTATGCGGCCCATGAGATGTAATCTACTATGATATTATAACTCTACAATAAAGCAAGCTGTGTGCATCAATTTGATGGAGAGGATGAGGCGCTGCTCCCCTGTTTTACAGATTTCTCCGCTTAGTATCCCAGCAGTCTGATGTATGTTGTACTTAGCCGTTCAGATTTTCTATTTAAAGACGTGCTCTTTGAGGATTTTACCTAAAAAGGGGTCTTTCGTCCAGATCAAGACTGACCTAGTAGTAGCTAAAGGGTTCCAAAAGTTTGTTATAATAAAATTTGTGTGTATGACAAAAAAATATTATTAGAGGGGGTGAACCCCGAAAACGAAAAGAATGTTATGCTTAATTTGTATTTTCCCGCGCACAatgttctcaaccatgcatttgcTTATGTTTACTAACGGCGTCGTTATGCTATTTAAAACTAGCCGATATATACCACCCAAATAGCACTATACATAGTCGAGTTAACGAAGCTGTTGCTATAAAAACACCTCGTCCCCAATCTCCTATTAGAAAGGCCTTCTCTTCATCGTATCAACCAAGAGAAACAATGGCGGGCAGCCGAGgcaaattgttcctacttgcaGCGCTCGGCGTGCTGTCAATCCTATCGCTTCCAGCGGCAACGCACGGCTGGGCGTCGGGCGGCGCGACGTGGTACGGGGGGCCTTCCGGCGACGGAAGCGAAGGTAATTAAGCCGAACATATGTAACGGGTAGCATATATAAACTTCGATGCACTGAATGTACATTGTAATTGACACGAGGCACGATGTCGTCGGAACGCAATAAGAAAACTCACTCGGTCACTCTGTTACATTACACGAATGCAACACACAGGTGGCGCTTGCGGCTACAAAAGCGATGTTGGCCAGGACCCTTTCTCGTCGATGATCGCCGCCGGCGGGGAATCCCTTTTCAAGAAGGGCAAAGGCTGCGGTGCGTGCTACCGGGTCAAGTGCAAGGagaacccggcctgctccggcaaCCACGTGACCATCGTCATCACCGACTCGTGCCCCGACGCGCAATGCCAGAAGAGGGCGCACTTCGACATGAGCGGCACCGCCTTCGGCGCCATGGCCAAGCCCGGCATGGCCGACCAGCTCCGTAACGTCGGAGTTCTCAACATCGAATTCGACAGGTGAAAAACGAATTCGATCGAGTTCCTGTAAATCTCGCCGGGTTCCCTTCTTACGTTCTTTTCGTCAGggtgccgtgcaagtaccacggcAAGAAGGTTAGCTTCAAGATGGACGCGGGAGCCAACCCATTCTATCTCGCCATGCTGGTCGAATACGAGGCCGGCGACGGAGACCTCGCCTCCGTGGAAGTCATGGAAGCCGGCGGCACCAAAGGCCACGCGAAGTGGGAGCCAATGCGGCAGTCGTGGGGCGCCCTGTGGTGCATGGACTCCAAGACCGGGAAACCACTGCAGGCTCCATTCTCCTTCCGGCTGACCTCGGGTAACGGCAAGGTGCTCGTCGCCAACAAcgtcgtccccgccggctggaatgCCGGAAAGGCCTACCAGTCCAAGGTGAACTTCCCCGCCTGAAGGCTTGCTTAATTGGCATGGCGAAGCCAAGGCTATCTGGTGAAGGAATCACAGACTAAGGAAGAATAATTTAAGAACCGTAATTGGATGGATACATCTCATCATGTAACTTTTAGgcgccaaattttgaaatcacaAATCAACAAAAGTGCCATGGTTAAAACAACCAATATTATGATACAATATAAAAATATTCATTAAACAGAACTAAATGTTGCAGCTGTGATCGTCCAATCCTACACTTCTGGTGTCCTTGATTATATGTTTTACAGGTCTTCCTAATTCTTAGTGCTTGAGAATTTcttatttctcttttttttttacaaTAGAAATGAGATTCATGTAACATTCCATAACCTTTATGGACTCTAAGAGCAAACAATACTTGTTTTAGAACACTTTTGCTTCCGTGCACCTCCTCTCCCATACTCAAACCTATCAACGATCCATTTCGCTCAATACCCCTTCATATTAGAGGGCATGATGTTTCTAAAAAAAAGGGCATGATGTTATATACTTATTTTTTAAACACTCATTTAGACAACACCAATTGTAATATACACGTACGCATGATTGTTGTGCAACTCGTACTCACAGAAGTACATGGTACACCAATATGATCCGTGACTTGTGCCTGCATGACATGCTCCCATCGCCCCACCGTGTTTTTCTCGGTAGGGCCAGCGAGCTTCAAAGCTTCCAGCGTTTGAACAGAACTACCAACAACACGACGCCAACATTTTTATAGAGAGACTATATTAAGAAGTTTTTGAGCATGCAACTTAGAACTCAATCATGCATACCAAGCATGAGGAGCTTGTTTCAAACCATAAAGACATTTATAAAATTTACAAACATACCCAAAACGACCATGATCCTCACATCCAGGAGATTGCCGCATATAGACCTCTTCTAGAAAACCATGCAAGAACTGTTCTTCACATCTAGTTGCCAAAAGTTCCAGTTACAAGAAACAGCAAGAGAAAGAACCAGGTGCATAGTTGTTGCCTTTATTATGGGACTAAAAGTGCCTTGATAGTCAATGACATACCGTTGCTTAAACCCCTTAGCAACTAAACGAGACTTGTATCGGTCAATAGTACCATTAGCTTTCCTCTTGACCTTATAAACCCACTTGCAGTCAATAAGACTGCGATCAGGTGTTGGAGGAACAAGATGCCAAGTCTTATTGCGCATAAGAGCCGAATACTCTTCATCCATAGCCATTTTCCATTGAGACGTACTCAACGCCTCTTGCAGATTTGTAGATTCATCGGTTTCTGAAAAATTAGCAAACTTGACCTTGTCATACTATATAGTGCCATCGGTAACAATCTTTGGTCGAAACACACCACAATGGGATCGAGTAACCGGATGTTCAACACAGATTGAGCAGAAGATGTACCAACCACAGAAGATCCTGGACTCAGATCCAGATGATCAGGAGCATATCCGAGGCAATCACATTCGGTGCTAGAAGATGCGCTGCCAGAATGGGCCGCACCGGCCTCAGCAGATCCCGATGGCGAAACAGCGACAGAAGATCTCGGGCATGGAGAGGAAAACACGTCGGTACGCGCAGCTGACGCATGCGGTCAAAGTCATGGGACCCGGGGAATCTGGCAAAGAGGAAGCAGGCCGCTCAGATGCTGCCACGTGGCCATCTGGGATGGAATTCCAGCATGTCGTTGTGTCTGCGCACGGACCATGATCCAAGGAATTTTCAGACGTTGATCCCGATGAGGATCCTATCGCAGTTAAGGAAGCACCTCTGGTATTGGCACTAAAGCTATTATTTGAGGAAAAATCTCCCGATTCATGTATAATAGACTCAACATGCAAATGATTAGCACAATTAGCATCAACATTCACTCCTAAATCATAACCCCTAGTCATAGGTAAATGAAGATTTGGTGAGATGAGGGAAATTTGAGCACGTAACTTTGCACCAGCATTAGGACGAAGATCAGCGAATGGACTCATCAAATACAACATCGCGAGAAATATACACACGACGAGTGGATATATCAAGACATTTGTAACTCTTGTGAAGACTTATGTAATCAACAAAGGAACATTGCTTAGAGAGAAACTCGAGCTTACGAGCATTATAAGGATGCAGGTTAGGCCAAACCGCACACCCAAAAACACTTAAAAATGAATGATCGGGTTTGGTTTTGAAGAGACGCTCAAGTGGTGACTGGGAGCCAATAACCTTTCTAGGAAGACGATTAATCAAATAGACCTCCGTGGAAAATGTCTCATCCCAAATTTTGAGAGGCATGGAAGCATGAGAAAGGAGAGATATGCCAACCTCAACAATGTGCATGTGTTTACGTTTAGCGGATCCATTCTGCTGATGAGCATGGGGACATGAAACATGATAAAAAAATCCATTTTTTTGAAAAAAGGAATTGAGTTTTTGGTACTCACCACCCCTCCCAATCAGTTTGTAGAGCAAGGATCGATCTTCTTATCAAATAGTCTCTCAACATGATGTTGAAAGTCATGGAACTTCTGAAAAACATCAGATTTATTTCTCAACAAATAGATCAAGGTAAGCTTGCTATAATCACCAATATACCTGAAATAATAGTTATTATGACCAACTGAATTTGGATCGGGACCCAAATACATCAGAAAATACAAGCTCTAGAGGAACAAAAGGTACACTGGAGGACttaggataagataactcatgactCTTAGCCTTTTTACAAGCATCACAGACCGACCCTTTCTTCGACTCACTAAACTGAATACACATATCTCGAAGAATATGATGGACTATAACCGATGAAGGATGCCCTAGGCACCTATGAGGCGAAGAATGCACGCCAAAAGCTTGTTTCCCTGATGATGACAATGAAGGAGAAAGTGGATAGAGACCTCCCACACATCTACCTTTTAGAAGAATTTTCCTCGTGTCCCGGTCCTTCATAAAGAAGTGATTAGGCCAATATTCAGCAAAAGCATGATTATATTTGGTAAGCTGGTAAGTAGAAAGGAGGATTTTAGTGGATGTGGATACATGAGGAATACTTTTAAGATGAAGGTTATGACTAGGGGTATGATGTAAGGAGTGACCAATGTGATGTATATCCATACCTAAACTATTAGCATTGTGGACTTGATCATGACCTTGATAGCGATCTCTCACGGTGAATTTTGTCGAGTTCTTCTCTGATATGGTCCATC
This region of Lolium perenne isolate Kyuss_39 chromosome 2, Kyuss_2.0, whole genome shotgun sequence genomic DNA includes:
- the LOC127335855 gene encoding expansin-B5; the protein is MAGSRGKLFLLAALGVLSILSLPAATHGWASGGATWYGGPSGDGSEGGACGYKSDVGQDPFSSMIAAGGESLFKKGKGCGACYRVKCKENPACSGNHVTIVITDSCPDAQCQKRAHFDMSGTAFGAMAKPGMADQLRNVGVLNIEFDRVPCKYHGKKVSFKMDAGANPFYLAMLVEYEAGDGDLASVEVMEAGGTKGHAKWEPMRQSWGALWCMDSKTGKPLQAPFSFRLTSGNGKVLVANNVVPAGWNAGKAYQSKVNFPA